The Pantoea vagans genome contains the following window.
CGGTGACGTGGCCGATCACATCACAAGATTCACACAGCGGTGGCAGCAGGGCGAGAGCCTCTTCAATTCCGTACAACGCCATCAGTTGCGGGCTGTAATCGCGTTGCCGGTAGTCAATCAGCCCGGCGCCTGCGGCATCGGAGTAATCTGCGCTGATGGTGCCACTGAGAAAATGCGCAATCACATCTTTGGCGCAAAGCACATGGCCGAGTTGCGCCCAACGATCTGGCTGGTGGTGTTTGATCCAACTGATCAACACCGGTGTGGCTGCGGGCCACGGTTTTTGCAGCGATAGCTGATAGATCGCTTTATCTGCGCCACTGGCTTCCAGCGCCTGCACGGTTTCCATGGCGCGATGATCAATCGATTGAATACCAAACAGCGGCTGTTGCTGTTTATCCAACGCATACAACCCATTACCATGCCCTGCGGCACCCACCGCAATGACTTCTCGCGCATCAGTTCCGGCCTGTTGCAGGCAGCGGCTCACCGCCTGGCTCACGCCGTGCCAGATATCAACCACCGGACGCTCAGCGTAACCCTCCTGTGGTTGATGGGTTTCACCGGCGCACTCTGCCACTGACAGCACACGACCACTAAGATCAAACAGTACCGCTTTGATCATGGTGTTACCGGCATCTATGCCAAGAATTTGACTCATTTCCGACTCCGTTTTTCTGGCGAAGACGGCGCACCGCTTAAGCGCCGGTGCAGGTAAGGCTTAACCCTGCTGATAGATTTCCAGTGCATCCGGGCCGCTGGCACCCTGATGGATGATGGCCATGAGCGCTTTCACCACGCGCGACGGATTATCGTGCTGATAGACGTTGCGGCCATACACCATACCGCTGGCCCCTTGCGCCATCAGCGCGGCACTTTTTGCCAGTACGCCACCCAGTTCGCCTTTGCCGCCACCGCGCACCAGCGTAGGGCAACGCGCGGCTTCCACCACACGATGAAAGTCGTCGATATTTTCGGTGGGATCGGCTTTGATGATGTCCGCCCCCAGTTCACGCGCCAGGCGCACCAGTGGTACAATTTTCTCGACATCACCCAGCGAACCATAGGCAGCACCTTGCCCGGCCGGTGCCATCACTAAAGGTTCAATCATCAGCGGCATGGCATAGCGATCGCACGCCTGACGTAATCGTCCAATGTTCTCGACACACATGCGGAAAATACCGGGTTCGTCTGGAATCAAATAGAGATTGACCACCACCGCGGCGGCATCCATCTGCAGAGCAGCAAGAATGGGCTCATCAGGATTGTGCAACACGGCCCACATCTCCCGATGACGCGCGGCGTTATAGGCATTACCGACATCGGTACGCATCACCAACGCCGGTTTGCGTCCGGCAACGCGCTGTAACAGATCGGCCTGGCCATAGTTCACCTGAATTGCATCGGGTTGTGCGGCGATCAGGTTTTCCATCACGCCCTCAATATTTTCCAGGCCAATCAGGAAATCGGGCTCGTTGGCGATGCCGTGGTCGATCGCCACGTCAAGGCATTTACCGTGCTGAAAACAGGCGGTTCATGCGGACTTTATTGGTTACTAACATGTCGTGTTTCCTCCTGAAAAATCGTGGGATTAAGGTGAGTCAGGCCGTGCCATTGCGCCAGACGGGCGCAACTCTGATCCAGATGCTGCCTGCGGTGGCTGTCACTCCAACCCAGCGTGCTGGCTAAAAGGTGTGATATCTCTTCCACCAGCGGCAAGGTCAGTTCGCCGCAGATGGCCAAGGATGTGCGTCGCACCAGCAGATCTTCCAACTGTTGTACCTGCTCGTGCTCAATCAGATAACGCAGTTCCAATGCGCTGTACTCGCTATGATGTTGCAGCGGTTGTTCGCCTTGTTGCTGAATCCGTTGCAGAATGGGCAGAGCGCGACTGCCGTAGCGCTTCGCCAGTAATGACACGCGAGGCAGCGGCAGATCATATTGTTGCGCCAGTTGCGTCAGCCAGCGCGTTTGCCCGGAAGGTGCCGGAAAGTCACGGCCGCCACCGATAGGCATATCGCCGCTCGATTGACGCCGTTTTTCACCCACCAATCGCAATACCCGGTCTGCTGCCTCCTCACCAAACTGTCGGAATGTGGTCCATTTCCCGCCCACCAGACACAGCACGCTGTACGCATGCGCCGCATCTGGCGGCAACAGCACCAATGAGTGATTACGGGATATCTGCCCGTTCACTTTTGCATCGCTGGCGGGCAGGGGGCGGACACCACAGAAGGTGTAGAGGATGGACGATTCTGGTACCACCACATTGGGGAAGACGAAGCGTAGCGATTCGAGGATGTAGGCTTTCTCATCCTCTTCACACACCACGCTATCGGGGTCGTCAACACGGATGTCGGTAGAACCTAACAGCACTTTGCCGAACCACGGGAACATAATGCACACCCGACCTTCCTGGTTTTCGAAATAGACCATCTCGCCGTCGAGCATGTGCCGCAATTCGGGATGGTCGATAATCAGGTGCGAACCCTTGGTGCCGCCAATTAATCTCGCCGTGGTTTCCGTGGGGACCAATCGCTGATTAAGCTGATCAATCCACGCACCGCCAGCATTCACCAGCACATGGGGTTGCAGCGTAAAACGCTCGCCGCTGAATGCATCCTGAAGCGTGACGGATTCGCCATTGGTGCTGACTAACTGAAGATAGTTCAGCGCCAGCGCGTCGGGGCAGGCGCGTTCGGCATCCTCTATCAATTCATAGCCTAAGCGTTCGGGGGCACTGATCCACGCATCATAGTAGCTGGCGCTGTACTTCACCCACGGGGCAAAACCGGGCCAGCGGTCCCGCGTTGCGGCTTCTGCGCGTACCTGATGTTTAGGCATCGAACCATATTGTCGCGTGTAGATATCGTAAAGACTCAGGCCCGTTTTGATCAGCAAAGCCCCCCGTCGGGTAGGTTTATCACTGAGTCGAAGAAAGCGACGAGTGGCATTGATTAGCCCCCCACCGAGATTGTCGATTGGCACCGTGGTGCGCAGCGGGAAAACGTAATGTGAGGCGTTTTTCAGTAGCCGGTCACGCTCGGTCACGGACTCTTTTACCAGGGTAAATTCACCGGTTTCCAGATAACGTAATCCGCCGTGAATCATGCGCGATAGCGCGCCGCTGGCGGCCTGACACCAGTCGCCTTTCTCCACCAAAATTACCGGAATGCCCTGTAGCGCCAGTTCACGAAAGGTGCTGATACCATTAATCCCCCCGCCGACAATTAACACGGGGGCCGTAGTGCGCTGTCGCAGCGCGTTAAGTCGTTGTTCGCGTGTTGCGTTATTCTCCATGGGTTGCTCCCCGGCTCATGGCCATCTTCATAAGCGCAGATAGATAAATCGTTGACGCAAAAAGAGGTGAGGGTTAATGGAAGCTGCAATTGTTGTGATTACACTCACAAAGAGAGCTTTATCGAAGGTTCAGGCTAAGCGCTTTCAGTTGGGCTGAATTTCGTTTCGTGGCAAAATAGTGACTTAACTAAAATATAAGGGATTATCATGCAATTACCAAAAACACTCAGTATTTTGGCTCTCATAATGAGCAGTAACTCTTTCGCACAAACCCCCGCGCCGGACACGATTATCAAACCCCTGATGCAGCAATACCAGATTCCCGGCATGGCTGTGGCCATTCTGCATAACGGTAAAACGGAATTTTATAATTACGGTGTGGCATCTAAAGAGACTCAACAACCGATCACGCAACAGACGCTGTTTGAGATTGGTTCGTTGAGCAAAACCTTTACCGCAACGTTGGCCAGCTACGCCGCGCAGCAGAAAAAACTGCAATTCAGCGATAAAGCCAGCACATGGTTGCCTGAACTCAAAGGCAGTGCTTTCGATCGGGTATCACTGCTGAATCTCGCCACCCACACCTCCGGCACACCTTTGTTCGTGCCGGATGCGGTCACCAATCAGCAGCAGTTAATGGACTGGTACAAACACTGGCAGCCTGATGCAAAGCCCGGCACTGTGCGCGTCTATTCCAATCTTGGCATTGGTATGTTGGGCATGATTGCTGCGAAAAGTTTGCAACAGCCTTTTATCAGCGCAATGGAAAAGCAGCTTTTACCGGCCATGGGCATGCACCACAGCTATGTGCAGGTGCCGGCGTCAGCAATGGGGCAGTATGCGCAGGGGTATAACAAGCAGGATAAACCGGTACGTGTTACACCGGGTCCGTTGGATGCAGAGTCTTATGGACTCAAATCGACCTCATCAGATTTGATTCGCTGGTTGTCGATCCAATTGGATGAGCAAAAAGTCGCACCTGACTGGCAGCAAGCCATTGCTCGCACGCATCAGGGTTACTACCAAACCGATGCATTTACGCAAGCAATGATGTGGGAGTATTACCCGCTGCCCGTCACCGCGCAGCAACTGGTTGAGGGCAATAGCGGGCAACGCATTATGAAAGGGATGTCTGCGACACTGATTTCGCCACCGCAGCCTGCGCCACAACAGGCATGGTTCAACAAGACCGGTTCCACTAACGGTTTCTCGACTTACGCCGTGTTTATCCCATCGCAAAAAATCGCGGTGATCATGCTGGCGAACAAATGGTTCCCGAATGACGATCGCGTGATCGCAGCGGATAAAATCATTAAGCAGCTGAATAAGTAGCTGTTAACTCAGGGCGCTTTATTGATGATGTGCGTCCTGTTCATTATTTGCGCGCATCCAGCGCCAGCTTTACCGCCATTCCCGCCAGCACTGTGCCCATGAGCCAACGTTGCAGACGCTGCCAACTGGGACGAGCCAGCAAAAAGGTTGAAACCTGGCCTGCGGTGGTGATGAAAATCGCGTTAACCGTCAGGCTAATCACAATTTGTGTGACACCCAGCACCAGCGATTGCATTAACACGCTGCCGTGATCCGGGGTAATGAACTGTGGCAGGAGAGATAAAAACATCATGGCGATTTTGGGATTCGCAAGATTCGTGAGAAATCCCATGGTGAAAAGTTTACGGTGGTTATCGGCCGGCAGGTCGCGCACCGCAAACGGGGATCGGCCACCCGGTTTCAATGCCTGCCACGCGAGATAAAGCAGATAGAGCGCACCGCTAAAGCGCAGCGCGTCGTAGGCCCACGGCACCGCCAGCAACCAAGCGGTGATCCCCAGTGCCGCGCACAGCATGTAAAACACAAAACCTAACGCCACGCCGCCTAACGAGATATATCCAGCACGCTTGCCCTGGCACAGCGAGCGGGAAACCAGATAAATCATGTTTGGGCCGGGGGTCAACACTAATCCTAATGCCACCAAAGCAAAGGCTAACCAACTGGATAATTCAGGCATGCGTCACTCCTTGCGTTCATCATCAGCGATTATGACGCGAATGTTTTGGTGCAGGCAACGCACATTTAGGACTGACAGCAGGAATAAGCTGAGTTAACGTAAATCTGCATTTTTTATTTAATAGGGAGATGAATATGACGGTTCCTGTTGTTGCATTGCTAACCGCAAAACCAGGCTGTGAAGATAAAGCTGAGCAATTATTCCGTGGCGTGATTGAAGAGACGTTACAGGAAGAGGGATGTATCACCTACCAGCTGAATATTGACAGCAAAAACACACGCCGCTTTGTCTGGACAGAGGAGTGGGCGAGCCAGGAATTACTGGATAAGCATCTCAATGCCCCCCATATTGTTAAGTTGTTTGCCGATCTGGAACCATTGCTGGAGCAGGCAGAAGTGGTGGCATTGAAAAAAGTGGCGGGTGGTAATGCCTGATACAGAATAAGCAGATTTCGGTCTGCTTTTTTATTTTTCTGAATGTAGCGAGTCTGACATGGGATGTTTTGGTTCGGTAAGCAGAGCAGAGAATTCACGCTGGAAAAATAGTTCACCTTTATTACCTGAATTTCACTTTCATGAAATTCACCGCGCCAGGATGCATGCAGACAGTGCGCCCACGATTATCCAGGCGCTGAAGCAATTCGATATGCAGCAGGATGTGATTGCACGCACCCTGATGGCGATTCGAAAATGGCCTGAGAAGCTCTTACCCGGCTTCACACCTCAGGATTTTAACCTGCATCGATTTACCTTACTCAATGAATCTGCAGAAGAAATCACCTTCGGGCTGGTCGGGCGCTTCTGGCGTCTGGATATGGGGCTGGAAGCGATTAACGATGCACAGGATTTTATACGGCATGACAACCCATTGCATGCGCGTTTAATCGTGCGCAATCAGGTCTTTCAGCGATCGGTTGGCGAGTATGAGGTGATGACCGAAACCTTCATTTACTGCCCGACGCCACAGGTAAAGCGTCGCATGCTTCCCTACTGGCTGACCATCCGTCCGGCCAGCGGTTTGATTCGTTTGCGCATGCTTAAACTGGTTCAGCAGAATATTAACGGAGAGATGAAGTGAGAACGCAAAAACGTTGTATGGGTTATGTAGCGATTGTAGTGGATGATTATGATCGCGCTATTGAATATT
Protein-coding sequences here:
- a CDS encoding LysE family translocator, translated to MPELSSWLAFALVALGLVLTPGPNMIYLVSRSLCQGKRAGYISLGGVALGFVFYMLCAALGITAWLLAVPWAYDALRFSGALYLLYLAWQALKPGGRSPFAVRDLPADNHRKLFTMGFLTNLANPKIAMMFLSLLPQFITPDHGSVLMQSLVLGVTQIVISLTVNAIFITTAGQVSTFLLARPSWQRLQRWLMGTVLAGMAVKLALDARK
- a CDS encoding putative quinol monooxygenase codes for the protein MTVPVVALLTAKPGCEDKAEQLFRGVIEETLQEEGCITYQLNIDSKNTRRFVWTEEWASQELLDKHLNAPHIVKLFADLEPLLEQAEVVALKKVAGGNA
- the ampC gene encoding class C beta-lactamase translates to MQLPKTLSILALIMSSNSFAQTPAPDTIIKPLMQQYQIPGMAVAILHNGKTEFYNYGVASKETQQPITQQTLFEIGSLSKTFTATLASYAAQQKKLQFSDKASTWLPELKGSAFDRVSLLNLATHTSGTPLFVPDAVTNQQQLMDWYKHWQPDAKPGTVRVYSNLGIGMLGMIAAKSLQQPFISAMEKQLLPAMGMHHSYVQVPASAMGQYAQGYNKQDKPVRVTPGPLDAESYGLKSTSSDLIRWLSIQLDEQKVAPDWQQAIARTHQGYYQTDAFTQAMMWEYYPLPVTAQQLVEGNSGQRIMKGMSATLISPPQPAPQQAWFNKTGSTNGFSTYAVFIPSQKIAVIMLANKWFPNDDRVIAADKIIKQLNK
- a CDS encoding glycerol-3-phosphate dehydrogenase/oxidase; amino-acid sequence: MENNATREQRLNALRQRTTAPVLIVGGGINGISTFRELALQGIPVILVEKGDWCQAASGALSRMIHGGLRYLETGEFTLVKESVTERDRLLKNASHYVFPLRTTVPIDNLGGGLINATRRFLRLSDKPTRRGALLIKTGLSLYDIYTRQYGSMPKHQVRAEAATRDRWPGFAPWVKYSASYYDAWISAPERLGYELIEDAERACPDALALNYLQLVSTNGESVTLQDAFSGERFTLQPHVLVNAGGAWIDQLNQRLVPTETTARLIGGTKGSHLIIDHPELRHMLDGEMVYFENQEGRVCIMFPWFGKVLLGSTDIRVDDPDSVVCEEDEKAYILESLRFVFPNVVVPESSILYTFCGVRPLPASDAKVNGQISRNHSLVLLPPDAAHAYSVLCLVGGKWTTFRQFGEEAADRVLRLVGEKRRQSSGDMPIGGGRDFPAPSGQTRWLTQLAQQYDLPLPRVSLLAKRYGSRALPILQRIQQQGEQPLQHHSEYSALELRYLIEHEQVQQLEDLLVRRTSLAICGELTLPLVEEISHLLASTLGWSDSHRRQHLDQSCARLAQWHGLTHLNPTIFQEETRHVSNQ